A stretch of the Acyrthosiphon pisum isolate AL4f chromosome A2, pea_aphid_22Mar2018_4r6ur, whole genome shotgun sequence genome encodes the following:
- the LOC100160861 gene encoding probable asparagine--tRNA ligase, mitochondrial, whose translation MMNMKLLSLPCRYTLSRHLYSSCSVKDILNTQPEGCKKKLKGWAKAMRKMKENIFVDLDDGSTHRRLQVVIPKNKIPASLTYGCSFEAEGVLVRNPNYQLELVAESINVYGSCVVQDGYPFAPRKTYHPEYVRQHLHIRPRTATFSSLLRLRDKLSSAVRNRFAEDNFIEINAPVLSSNDCEGAGEVFAVKPDSEKLVKEMISKDHQSPMEAFFNGQTYLTVSGQMHLECMARALTKVYTLGPTFRAENSKSRLHLSEFYMIEAEQAFIDNTEELLSSIEKTTSTVVKQLLENSSDEIGHYRNIIGASKDNDPVNMVNVPYEVISYQKACDVLEKENCFKNSMIRGKPLAKEHELFLVKYNGQKPIFVVDWPKDLKPFYTKAIPNNKSLVYAVDLLCPNVGELCGGSVREDDYDVLKEKLSFAGLEDKLHWYLELRKFGNVSTAGFGIGFERFLQVLLDVQNIKDTIAFPRWPHNCKM comes from the exons ATGATGAACATGAAACTATTAAGTTTACCATGCAGATATACTCTGAGCAGGCATCTGTATTCCAGTTGTTCAGtaaaagacattttaaatactcaACCCGagggttgtaaaaaaaaattaaag GGTTGGGCAAAAGCAATGCGAAAAATGAAAGAAAACATATTCGTGGACTTAGATGATGGTTCTACACATCGTCGTCTACAAGTAgtaatacctaaaaataaaattccagcTTCATTGACTTATGGATGTTCCTTCGAAGCTGAGGGTGTCTTAGTTAGAAACCCTAACTATCAACTGGAGTTGGTAGCAGAATCTATTAATGTTTACGGATCATGTGTTGTCCAAGATGGTTATCCATTTGCACCTCGAAAAACTTACCATCCAGAATATGTCAGACAACATTTACATATTCGACCACGTACAGCAACATTTAGTAGTCTACTTAGACTTAGAGACAAATTGTCTAGTGCTGTTAGAAATAGATTTGCTGAAgacaattttatagaaataaatgctCCAGTATTATCTTCTAATGATTGTGAAGGAGCTGGTGAAGTATTTGCAGTTAAACCAGATAGTGAAAAATTAGTTAAAGAAATGATTTCAAAAGATCATCAGTCACCTATGGAAGCTTTCTTTAACGGGCAAACGTATTTAACAGTATCTGGACAGATGCATTTAGAATGTATGGCGCGGGCTCTAACTAAAGTTTACACATTAGGGCCAACATTTAGAGCAGAAAATTCAAAGTCTAGGTTACATTTATCAGAATTTTATATGATTGAAGCAGAGCAAGCTTTTATTGACAATACAGAAGAACTCTTGAGTTCAATAGAAAAAACTACATCTACAGTTGTAAAACAACTTTTGGAGAATTCTAGTGATGAAATAGGCCATTACAGAAACATCATAGGTGCTTCTAAAGACAATGACCCTGTGAATATGGTAAATGTTCCTTATGAAGTAATTAGTTACCAAAAAGCATGTGATGtattagaaaaagaaaattgctttaaaaattcaatgattCGAGGCAAACCTTTGGCTAAAGAACATgaattgtttttagtaaaatataatggtCAGAAACCTATTTTTGTCGTGGATTGGCCTAAagatttaaaaccattttacaCTAAAGCTATACCTAATAACAAGTCATTG GTGTATGCTGTAGACCTATTATGCCCAAATGTTGGTGAATTATGTGGCGGAAGTGTACGTGAAGATGATTATGAtgttttgaaagaaaaattatcTTTTGCAGGATTGGAAGACAAACTTCATTGGTATTTAGAATTAAGAAAATTTGGGAATGTGTCTACTGCTGGTTTTGGCATAGGTTTTGAACGATTTCTTCAAGTATTGTTAGATGTACAGAATATTAAAGACACTATTGCATTTCCCCGATGGCCACAtaactgtaaaatgtaa